One segment of Plasmodium vinckei vinckei genome assembly, chromosome: PVVCY_04 DNA contains the following:
- a CDS encoding Ras-like G protein, putative: protein MKYINKITLIKNVYYKNVQFRKIYYKINIVGACNSGKSTLNNCLLDKLNETYKKSVINDIENYCIQNNENLITIENKKCLIVDTLGLNEKMLKKLEIWKSKNYDKNFENNNIIKNYFNTIINSNLILFPVKSSEIRQADILAHNIIKDIYKQHDNIFTIVQTNLNDIYFDDMKYNFLDMYEHFTNIIFFPYSLDNHNKNANLINIIKERVNQTKIETDKSVIRNGVYKNEQASFKTAIYEEPPKSDEYDMHEFIEDSLRIFRPNLNGEIKNYFYKFIDLKKKEKSNDHLFNDYFSKKILNKELKTISQDELQKKYANRVCEHCEEENNNNDYNSNNDVDQLNQEKRDKTLKDEGKWLDPNNIEKWVQENTEDGKEKKILKKLKNKRMELLRKIINRDKDTNLYSLINLGKNQISINQENEKNKISNDVTSHYVEEEKQVYQPGDSENYLEEDDISKGSSYNVFDESNMAKEERTNDRISKTANLAEQKSENKPSEIKVCILGEKNCGKTTLIETVLKKNIINENDIYELFGKKRKYVNEDMSIVYKDQKIAILDTCSLKKQHRFRNEDLFHDEENRVYNNIRKSDICIYIKEAKDNNICLNKDDKKMLFYLLKEKKNIIFIVSKIDLIVTDYENKRSEFLKSITNTFSDIPVLFLNNNNDSHVNSLLKLITHINKRNNITISTSTLNLFLIQFIKLFPIPWLKKQKCNFKFIKQIRQNPVTFLIFTNLYKNIPNNYLTFFKKKLKDQFDLKYVNIQFVFKTTCDNKNVKKNQIIK from the coding sequence atgaaatatattaacaaaataacattaataaaaaatgtgtattataaaaatgtacagtttagaaaaatatattataaaataaatatagtgGGGGCATGTAATAGTGGTAAGTCTACACTAAATAATTGTTTACTTGACAAACTGAAtgaaacatataaaaaatctgttataaatgatattgaaaattattGTATCCagaataatgaaaatttaattactatagaaaataaaaaatgtttaattGTTGATACTTTGGGATTGAATGagaaaatgttaaaaaagTTAGAAATATGGAAAtctaaaaattatgataaaaattttgaaaataataatataataaaaaattattttaatacaattataaatagtaatttaattttatttcctgTTAAAAGTTCCGAAATAAGACAAGCAGATATACTTGctcataatataataaaagatatatataaacaacatgataatatatttacaatagTTCAAAccaatttaaatgatatatactTCGATGATATGAAGTATAATTTTCTTGATATGTATGAGcattttacaaatattattttttttccatattcTCTAGATAACcacaataaaaatgcaaacttaattaatataataaaagagaGAGTTAATCaaacaaaaatagaaaCAGACAAATCTGTGATTAGAAATggtgtatataaaaatgagcAAGCCAGTTTTAAAACAGCTATTTATGAAGAACCGCCTAAGTCTGATGAATATGATATGCACGAGTTTATCGAAGATAGTTTGAGAATATTTCGGCCAAATTTAAATGGGGAAATAAagaactatttttataaatttattgatttaaaaaaaaaagaaaaatccAACGACCACCTATTTAATGATTActttagtaaaaaaattctgaacaaggaattaaaaacaataagCCAAGATGagttacaaaaaaaatatgcaaacaGAGTGTGTGAGCACTgtgaagaagaaaataacaACAACGATTACAACAGTAATAATGATGTTGATCAGTTAAATCAAGAAAAGAGGGATAAAACTTTGAAAGACGAAGGGAAATGGCTTGATCCgaataatatagaaaaatggGTTCAAGAAAATACTGAAGatggaaaagaaaaaaaaatattaaaaaaattaaaaaataaaagaatggAATTGcttagaaaaattattaacagAGATAAGGACACAAATTTGTATAGTTTGATAAACTTGGGCAAGAATCAAATTTCTATAAATCaggaaaatgaaaaaaataaaatttccaATGATGTAACTAGCCATTATGTAGAAGAAGAGAAACAAGTTTACCAACCAGGAGATagtgaaaattatttagaaGAAGACGATATTTCAAAAGGTAGTTCATACAATGTTTTTGATGAAAGTAATATGGCGAAAGAAGAAAGAACAAACGATAGGATATCTAAAACAGCCAATTTAGCAGAACAAAAATCTGAAAATAAGCCAAGTGAAATAAAAGTGTGTATTTTAGGGGAAAAGAATTGTGGAAAAACAACACTTATTGAAacagttttaaaaaaaaatataataaatgaaaatgatatatatgaattatttggaaaaaaaagaaaatatgtaaatgaAGATATGAGTATAGTATATAAAGATCAAAAGATAGCAATTTTAGATACATGcagtttaaaaaaacaacataGATTTAGAAATGAGGATTTATTTcatgatgaagaaaatagagtatataataatattcgTAAATCtgatatatgtatatatattaaagaaGCAAAAGATAATAACATATGTCTGAATAAGgacgataaaaaaatgttattttatttattgaaagaaaaaaaaaatataatatttatagttAGTAAAATTGATTTAATTGTTACAGATTATGAAAACAAACGAAGTGAATTCCTAAAAAGTATAACAAATACATTTAGTGATATACcagtattatttttaaataataacaatgatAGTCATGTTAATTCATTACTTAAACTTATtacacatataaataaaagaaataatataactatATCTACATCGactttaaatttatttcttatacaatttattaaattatttccaATACCTTggttaaaaaaacaaaaatgtaattttaaatttatcaaaCAAATTAGACAGAATCCAGTTacttttcttatttttaccaacctttataaaaatataccaaataattatttgacttttttcaaaaaaaaattaaaagatcaatttgatttaaaatatgttaatattcagtttgtttttaaaactacatgtgataataaaaatgtcaagaaaaatcaaattatcaaataa